A portion of the Cygnus olor isolate bCygOlo1 chromosome 15, bCygOlo1.pri.v2, whole genome shotgun sequence genome contains these proteins:
- the ITPRIPL2 gene encoding inositol 1,4,5-trisphosphate receptor-interacting protein-like 2: MEKSGSAIWLTRRLTRRRFPRKRKPRSKQRQRQQAGGRAAVGSGAAAALGAAEGDGGGGAGRSPPAGPGGGQHGPSPRRAPAVSDSLDARVLWPLATCLCTALLCLCQAPRGRAAAGEEEEEEEGAAEAGSVPLLKGSALLLLVAVLLGSLLARCCGSAGGAQRHGTGSGWGAAAARRGALEGFHARQLRLSPHVLGHSKAHVGRVVAELVRAAKAQGLQPGPLALSLRGDFVRIGSAYEQHKVRSPDCFDVLVPLRLPSRLEPEPRRDLGLGLGPGAAFVCGLRAPAGAGWPRRYRPFTEGFCVEPQGRCLLSSALVLRWFQGHLQRCLGAVRYRLQERCRISLSACPGRPPTLHILPCSDYVCCHISMAVRLIPAIPLGDALYLTALPPEGPQAAPAQEALWGLNASRQEQRLLSWLKEQAPASSCHLKCLQILKGLRDLRRQGLEEPFCSLWGQVLSSYVLKTALFSLLLQGPLEAWDERFLVERLEDLVMYLRDCLRKQVLMHLFLGNTSLPEAVALPRFLKEAAPVNLLAPFDGPTLDMAAFQLLYTWSQAPHLIRVYSRPRYLRPTPAPCRHVVEARQELHGE; this comes from the coding sequence CTCACTCGGCGGCTGACGCGGCGCCGCTTCCCTCGGAAGAGGAAGCCTCGCAGCAAgcagcggcagcggcagcaggcaggggggcGTGCGGCggtggggagcggggcggcggcggcgctgggggcGGCCGAaggggacggcggcggcggggccgggcgctcCCCGCCCGCAGGGCCGGGCGGCGGCCAGCATGGCCCgagcccccgccgcgccccggccGTGTCCGACAGCCTGGACGCGCGCGTCCTGTGGCCGCTGGCCACCTGCCTGTGCACCgcgctgctctgcctctgccaggccccgcggggccgagcggcggcgggcgaggaggaggaggaggaggaaggcgcgGCGGAGGCGGGCTCCGTGCCGCTGCTGAAGGGCtcggcgctgctgctgctggtggcggtgctgctgggcagcctgctggcCCGCTGCTGCGGCTCGGCGGGGGGCGCTCAGCGGCACGGCACGGGGtcgggctggggggctgctgcggcTCGGCGGGGAGCCCTGGAGGGGTTCCACGCCCGGCAGCTGCGGCTCTCGCCCCACGTCCTGGGGCACAGCAAGGCGCACGTCGGCCGGGTGGTGGCCGAGCTGGTGCGCGCTGCCAAGgcgcaggggctgcagcccggccCGCTGGCCCTCAGCCTGCGAGGGGACTTCGTGCGCATCGGCAGCGCCTACGAGCAGCACAAGGTGCGAAGCCCAGACTGCTTCGACGTCCTGGTGCCGCTGCGCCTGCCGTCGCGCCTGGAGCCCGAGCCTCGAAGGGACCTGGGGCTGGGATTGGGACCGGGAGCTGCCTTCGTGTGCGGGCTGCGGGCCCCTGCGGGGGCTGGTTGGCCACGCCGCTACCGGCCCTTTACTGAGGGCTTCTGCGTGGAGCCGCAGGGCCGCTGCCTGCTCTCGTCGGCGCTGGTGCTGCGCTGGTTCCAGGGCCACCTGCAGCGCTGCCTGGGCGCCGTGCGGTACCGGCTGCAGGAGCGCTGCCGCATCAGCCTCTCGGCCTGCCCAGGGCGCCCACCGACGCTTCACATCTTGCCTTGCTCCGACTATGTGTGCTGCCACATCTCCATGGCCGTGCGCCTCATCCCCGCCATCCCCCTGGGCGACGCGCTCTACCTCACGGCCCTGCCGCCCGAGGGTCCGCAGGCAGCCCCGGCGCAGGAGGCCCTGTGGGGCCTGAACGCCTCGCGGCAGGAGCAGCGGCTGCTGAGCTGGTTGAAGGAGCAAGCCCCGgcctcctcctgccacctcaAGTGCCTGCAGATCCTTAAGGGCCTGCGGGACCTCCGCAGGCAGGGCCTGGAGGAGCCGTTCTGCTCGCTGTGGGGCCAGGTGCTCTCCTCCTACGTGCTGAAGACGgccctcttctccctgctgctgcaggggccCCTGGAGGCTTGGGATGAGCGGTTCCTGGTGGAGCGGCTGGAGGACCTGGTGATGTACCTCAGGGACTGCCTGCGCAAGCAGGTGCTGATGCATTTATTCCTGGGCAACACCAGCCTCCCCGAGGCGGTGGCGCTGCCCAGGTTCCTCAAGGAAGCCGCCCCTGTGAACTTGCTGGCTCCTTTCGACGGGCCCACGCTGGACATGGCCGCCTTCCAGCTGCTCTACACCTGGAGCCAGGCCCCGCACCTCATCAGGGTGTACAGCAGACCCCGGTACCTGCGGCCAACGCCTGCCCCGTGCCGGCACGTCGTCGAGGCCCGGCAGGAGCTGCACGGAGAGTGA